Below is a window of Desmonostoc muscorum LEGE 12446 DNA.
GGACAACACCTTCTACAATGTCGTCAATATAGAACCCATTTGACATCTTGTGAGGTTTTGAATTAAGGTACTCCTCAGCATCTAAAATCCAATACTAATGGCGTATTCCAGCAACCTCACTGATGCAGAATGGGAAATTTTTGAACCCTTATTGCAAGAGATATTACCGACTAAGAAGCAGACTCGACCGACCAACTGGCCAAAGCGAGATATCTTCAATGGAATTCTCTATCAACTAAAAAATGGATGCAATTGGCAAGACTTACCTAAAGACCTCCCCCCTTATTCCACTGTATATTGGCACTACAAACAGTGGCGAGCAGCCGGGGTATTTGAGGAACTGATGAGTGTCTTACATGGACAAGTGCGTGAACAGGTAAAAAAAAAACCGCACTGGACGACATTGATCATCATTGACTCCCAAGCAGTGAAAAATACCTGCAACGCCAGTGTGGAGTCGAAAGGTTTTTGCTTCTACAAAGCCACCAACGGTATTAAAAGGCATTTGGCTATTGACACCCTTGGGTTTCCCTTTTTTACGCTCTGTACTCGCGCCAATGTCTCGGATGATGCCGGATTAATTGAGATGTTTACTCTCAACATCGACTACTTCAAGTCAAAACCTATCGATATTCCCAAGATTACTATCCTGCTAGATCATGGGTATCACCCAGAATATTTGACTCAGGAGTTAGAGCGAATTTACCCAGAGATCATGACCAAAATTCAGTTTCAACTTTCTACGAAACCCTCAAAACAAGAGAAAGCGGCACAAGGAAAATCTGGATTTGTTCCGGCAATAGCTAGATGGGTGATCGAACGCTCCAATGCTTGGATGGAGCGCTGTAAAATTCTGGTTAAGAACTTTGAACGAACCCTGGTTAGTGCCACTGCCAAACTCAATATCTGCTTCATCAGGCTAATGATTAAGAGGCTTGCAGCACCTTCTTAGATGTCAAATGGGTTCTATAAGTAAAATCTCGACGCATTTTACCGTAATTAAACACATCAATTGGCTGTTTTGCCAAAATTGCTTTAGTGAACAAAAACAGCGCCATATCTGGACGACCCCACGGCCCATAAACAGTAAAGAAGCGGAGTCCAGTTGTTGGTAAACCATATAAATGGCTATAACTATGAGCCATTAATTCGTTAGCTTTTTTAGTAGCAGCATATAAACTAACTGGATGGTCTACATTGTCATGAACAGAAAAAGGCATTTTAGTATTAGCACCATAAACAGAACTAGAAGAAGCAAATACTAAGTGCTGAACACCTGAATGACGACAACCTTCGAGAATGTTAATAAACCCCACTAAATTACTGTTTACATATGCATGAGGGTTCTTGATGGAGTATCGAACACCAGCCTGTGCTGCTAAGTTGACCACTACATCAAAGCGTTGTTCGGCAAAGAGTTCAGTTATTGCTACCGAGTCTGCCAAGTCCAGTTGATAAAAACTAAAACCTGGTCTTTCCTGTAATTGAGCTAAACGGTCTTTTTTCAGGAAGACATCGTAGTAATCA
It encodes the following:
- a CDS encoding IS5 family transposase, with the translated sequence MAYSSNLTDAEWEIFEPLLQEILPTKKQTRPTNWPKRDIFNGILYQLKNGCNWQDLPKDLPPYSTVYWHYKQWRAAGVFEELMSVLHGQVREQVKKKPHWTTLIIIDSQAVKNTCNASVESKGFCFYKATNGIKRHLAIDTLGFPFFTLCTRANVSDDAGLIEMFTLNIDYFKSKPIDIPKITILLDHGYHPEYLTQELERIYPEIMTKIQFQLSTKPSKQEKAAQGKSGFVPAIARWVIERSNAWMERCKILVKNFERTLVSATAKLNICFIRLMIKRLAAPS
- a CDS encoding NAD-dependent epimerase/dehydratase family protein, which gives rise to MVKVLVTGAAGFIGFHLSQRLLTRGDEVVGLDNLNDYYDVFLKKDRLAQLQERPGFSFYQLDLADSVAITELFAEQRFDVVVNLAAQAGVRYSIKNPHAYVNSNLVGFINILEGCRHSGVQHLVFASSSSVYGANTKMPFSVHDNVDHPVSLYAATKKANELMAHSYSHLYGLPTTGLRFFTVYGPWGRPDMALFLFTKAILAKQPIDVFNYGKMRRDFTYRTHLTSKKVLQAS